A portion of the Sulfuriferula sp. AH1 genome contains these proteins:
- the bioH gene encoding pimeloyl-ACP methyl ester esterase BioH, producing the protein MTPLVMLHGWGMHGGVWTATAETLGARAQLVDMPGYGGHATVAPYTLENLAVELGKELPPMFDLCGWSLGGQVAMTLARLMPQRVRRLVLVGVNPCFTTRPDWQCAIAPEVLTQFADELSVNYEVTLKRFLALQARGDDAARAVLARLRSLLFARGRPDSAVLQAGLTILLQADLRELVPQLVMPTLVVHGSFDQLAPICAAEWLAQALPNGRLHAIAGASHAPFLSHRAEFEAALIEFLDER; encoded by the coding sequence ATGACGCCGCTGGTAATGCTGCACGGCTGGGGCATGCATGGCGGAGTATGGACGGCGACGGCGGAAACACTGGGTGCGCGGGCGCAGCTGGTGGATATGCCTGGCTACGGCGGGCACGCCACGGTAGCGCCGTATACCCTGGAAAATCTGGCTGTCGAGCTTGGGAAAGAATTGCCGCCAATGTTTGATTTGTGTGGCTGGTCGCTGGGCGGGCAAGTGGCAATGACGCTGGCGCGGCTGATGCCGCAGCGGGTGCGACGCCTGGTGCTGGTGGGGGTCAATCCCTGTTTCACCACGCGTCCGGACTGGCAATGCGCGATCGCGCCTGAGGTACTGACGCAATTTGCCGATGAGCTGAGCGTCAATTACGAGGTGACGCTGAAACGTTTTCTGGCGTTGCAGGCGCGCGGCGACGATGCGGCGCGGGCGGTATTGGCGCGTTTGCGCAGTTTATTGTTTGCCCGCGGCAGACCCGATAGCGCGGTATTGCAGGCGGGGCTGACAATTTTGTTGCAAGCCGATTTGCGTGAGCTGGTGCCGCAATTGGTCATGCCGACGCTGGTCGTGCACGGCAGTTTTGATCAGCTGGCGCCGATCTGCGCGGCTGAATGGTTGGCGCAAGCTTTGCCGAACGGCCGATTGCATGCGATCGCGGGTGCTTCGCATGCGCCGTTCCTGTCGCATCGTGCCGAATTCGAAGCGGCGTTAATTGAATTTTTAGATGAAAGATAA
- the bioC gene encoding malonyl-ACP O-methyltransferase BioC, with product MKDNPVMANDALAVDKHLVRVAFDRAAPTYDAHAVLQREIADRMLERLDYIKHQPKVLLDAGAGTGYGTQHLRSRYPDAEVVALDLAESMLRIACPPQSLWQKLRRGAPLHAVCGDIDHLPLKTSSVDMVWSSLALQWCNDLNVSFAELYRVLAPGGLLMFATFGPDTLKELRASFAEVDGYTHVNQFVDMHDIGDVLVSAGFNTPVMDMEYITLTYADLKTMLRELKAIGAHNVTAGRNPGLTSRVRWQKLEAAFERRRKDGRLPATYEVIYGHAWVNQKTRTADGYQIVQMNIQRRRTEQGLL from the coding sequence ATGAAAGATAATCCTGTTATGGCGAATGACGCTTTGGCTGTCGACAAGCATCTGGTGCGCGTTGCCTTTGACCGGGCAGCGCCCACCTATGACGCCCATGCGGTACTGCAACGCGAGATCGCCGACCGCATGCTGGAGCGGCTGGATTACATAAAGCATCAACCCAAGGTGCTGCTGGACGCCGGTGCCGGTACCGGTTACGGCACGCAGCACTTGCGCAGCCGTTATCCGGATGCCGAGGTGGTGGCGCTGGATCTGGCGGAATCCATGCTCAGGATCGCCTGTCCGCCGCAGAGCCTGTGGCAGAAACTGCGCCGCGGCGCCCCGCTGCATGCGGTGTGCGGCGATATCGACCATCTGCCGTTGAAGACTTCCAGCGTGGACATGGTGTGGTCGAGTCTGGCGCTGCAATGGTGCAACGACCTGAACGTGAGCTTTGCCGAACTGTACCGGGTACTGGCACCTGGCGGGCTGCTGATGTTCGCGACCTTCGGCCCGGATACCCTGAAAGAGCTGCGGGCGTCGTTTGCCGAGGTCGATGGCTATACCCATGTCAACCAGTTCGTGGACATGCATGACATCGGCGATGTGCTGGTGAGCGCCGGTTTCAACACCCCGGTGATGGACATGGAATATATCACGCTGACCTATGCCGATCTGAAGACCATGCTGCGCGAACTGAAAGCGATCGGCGCGCACAATGTCACTGCCGGGCGCAATCCGGGGCTGACCAGCCGCGTGCGCTGGCAAAAGCTGGAAGCTGCGTTCGAGCGCAGGCGCAAGGACGGCCGTTTGCCGGCAACGTATGAAGTGATTTACGGCCATGCCTGGGTCAATCAGAAAACCAGAACCGCAGACGGCTACCAGATCGTGCAGATGAATATCCAGCGCCGCCGCACGGAACAAGGGCTGCTGTGA
- the bioD gene encoding dethiobiotin synthase: MSRGYFVTGTDTGVGKTLVSAALLHAFAAQDLRVVGMKPVAAGCEWCDGEPYWEDVAQLQAASNVDVPLSLRNPYRFDPPIAPHIAAAQAGTEIEIATLRQAYADLQSHADMVIVEGAGGFYVPLNESETMADLARQLNLPVILVIAMRLGCINHALLTAQAIVGQGLTLAGWVANQLDPQMQVLADNLSSLQQRISAPLLGILPYQHPVSAQQVSMRLQIGKLSL; encoded by the coding sequence GTGAGTCGCGGTTATTTCGTCACCGGCACCGATACCGGGGTGGGCAAGACCCTGGTATCGGCGGCGTTGCTGCATGCGTTTGCCGCACAGGATTTGCGCGTGGTCGGCATGAAGCCGGTGGCAGCCGGTTGCGAGTGGTGTGATGGCGAACCGTACTGGGAAGATGTGGCGCAGTTGCAGGCGGCGAGCAATGTGGATGTCCCGTTGTCGCTGCGCAATCCGTATCGCTTCGACCCGCCGATTGCGCCGCATATCGCTGCCGCGCAAGCCGGAACCGAAATAGAAATTGCCACTCTGCGGCAGGCTTATGCGGATCTGCAAAGCCATGCCGATATGGTGATTGTCGAGGGCGCGGGCGGTTTCTATGTACCGTTGAATGAATCCGAAACCATGGCCGATCTGGCCCGTCAGCTCAATCTGCCGGTGATACTTGTCATCGCCATGCGTCTGGGCTGCATCAATCATGCGTTGCTGACGGCACAGGCGATTGTCGGTCAGGGTTTGACTCTGGCGGGCTGGGTGGCCAATCAGCTCGATCCGCAAATGCAGGTGCTGGCAGACAATCTTTCCAGTCTGCAACAACGGATTTCTGCACCATTGTTGGGCATATTGCCATATCAACATCCTGTTTCTGCTCAACAGGTATCAATGCGTTTACAAATAGGTAAGCTGTCATTATGA